Part of the Ictalurus furcatus strain D&B chromosome 10, Billie_1.0, whole genome shotgun sequence genome, CTctatagcatgatgctgccaccatcatgcttcattgtagggatggtattagcCAGTTGATGAGCAGTACCTGGAGTTTACCAGATGTAGAGCATGAAGCTCATTGTGCTCCTGGGAACATTAAAatctttagaaatggttttatacCATTCCCTAGGTCTGTGTCTCAAGACAATTTGATTGCAGAGGTCTATGAggagttccttggacttcatggcttgttTTTGGTCTGACATGCACTATGATTTGTGGGCCCTTATACATAGAAGTGTGTGCCTTtctaaatcatgtccaatcaatgGAATTTGCAACAAGTGAACCTCAGTCAAGTTTTAGAGAGTCAAAATAGTCACAGCAAAGGATGCCAAGGGTCTGAATATTtagataaattaaatatttcagttttggATTTTTCCATAATTATGCCTCTACCATGCTGTTGTCTATGTAATCTGTAAATATATGGTgatgtctgaggtctgaataccgaCGTGTGCAATTTCTGCTTAACTGCTCAACTCTGAACACTCCCCAAGATGACTAACCTCATGCCCCAATCTAATGGCTGCCTCTGTAAAACTCCGCCTCTCCATTTCAAAGTTCTTCCTCTGCTCCTCAAAAGTTCTCCATTCCTCTTTCAAGCGTTCCTTCTCTTCTAACATGTAGCAGTCATTCAGGACAGCTGCAGTCTCCTCGTCACATGGAGTATTTAGCTGTTGCTATTGATTACAGAAGTACACAGAAGGTTGAAGTTGAATTTAATTTTCCTAACCATCAGATACATCATATGATTGTGTAGCTGTTCACCTGCAAGAGCTGCTGCTGAGTCTGAATAAAGTCCATGCATTGCTGGATCTCCATTTTGagtctctctgtttcttcctGATGTACTTGCTTAGAGATCATCTCCTCATCGACCCCCTTTCCCAACTGCAAAACAAATGCTGCAATACAAACAGTTCCGAAAtcaaaatttcatttaaattgcaTAACATGTTGAAAAGGATCATATATGGAAGTAAATGGTACtaattaattatgcattattttttatactagcatccctggagcagagagggttaagggccttgctcaagggcccaacattgGTAgctttggcagtgctgggtcttGAACCCCCGCCCgtttgatcagtaacccagagccttaaccgccaagccaccactgcccccaataTGTGTTTGtagaacatcccattccaaatttaacccctctttgctgttataataatctccactcttctgggaagactttccactagattttggagcgttgCTGTGGGgttttgtgctcattcagccacaagaacattaatgaggtcaggcacaGATGTTGGGTGGGGAGGCATGgaatgttcagtggggttgaggacaGGGCTTCCACTCTAACCTTTGCACAACATGTCTTCATCAAGCTCGCTTTGTGCAGAGgcgcattgtcatgctggaacaggtttgggcctcttagtttcagtgaagggaaactctaatgctacagcatacaaagacatacaATCATGTGCTTCTAGTTTtctggcaacagtttgtggaagaaccacatatcggtgtgatggtcaggtgtccacatacttttggccacataccTTTGCTGTCCAGATTTTCCATATGATATTTCAATTTTCTCCACTGCTCCCGAATGCTGTTGGTAAGCTTCTCGCGAGCATGCTCACACGACATCTCCAAAGTCCCCTTAAAAGAAGTCTCCTCTTCATCAGCTATTTGCTAGGTATCCAGTATTATGAggaacaacatgcaaagaacaacaaataaaaaaaatattaaaccaaCATTGGATTTGAGAGTGGAAATAATTTGATGTATAATGCGTCTTCGTCATCAAGAAAACTCTAATCGACTGACCTGACCTGTGAATTCAGTGAATTCAGTGAATTTCTCCTGTCTTTTGGTGTGGTTCTTTGGACTTAATATGACCACCATTTCCTGTTTCATTTGCTGGAGCACTTTTTTCAACTCAAAATTTTCCAGCATCAGCTCCCTCTGGCGTTTATCAAACTCATTCAGAAGAGTCCTGCACACTTCAGTTTCATGTCtgataaagaaaatgaatcaaatcagATAAAAGTCAAATCATGGGACGAAGATCATGTTCATGAGTGTCTGGTCAAGGGCACGGTGCTTTAAATTAGACCActagtttatatttatgtttatatacttatattttgggcagaaaaactacaaaagcacaaaataactgcacatgcacacatgtctagttgagaccaatttATGAACCGACGTAGAAATGTCAGAATTCCCACACTATGCTGACAGTACTGCCATTTTTACTTATTACTGATGTAACCGAATGCAAATACATTCGAATTGAACAGACAAAACAGACAGTAAGCTTGTGCAAGTACTTTGCGTTGTGCTTAAGAACACCCTTACCAGTGATAAAATTACTGTAATACAGCTCTCTGGTGGTTTAATATACAACCCACAGCCCTATTCTTGCTGAAAAGGAACACACTCAAATAAAATGCAAGGGAATACAGTACACAACACCACAAGATGAAGGTACCTTGAATGTGTCCATCCAGTTTTCAACTGACCTCTCCTGCCATCAGACCCCTCAACATAATTCAACATCTCCATCCCTGATAgagagcacacacatacattcattaaAGTTTGTTTTCCTAGTGTTAAATGTAACGCAGTCGACTATGATAAAGGGTGTAAAGTTAAGTGCGAGTTCTGTTCATGATGACAAAATACAGCAGGCTGTAGGGAGTTACTGTACCATGAGGAGAGACTCCAAAATatttccaaacttttgacttGGGGGTGTGTTgcggggtctctctctctctctctctctctctctctctctctctctctctctcactcacacacacacgaaaccaTACACGTATGACAACTGGACACTACATAACAACTGTTGAGTTGAATTTGAAGAGcaataccatttaaaaaaaatccattttccTTTACGATGTGAAGCAGATCTAGGCTAAGGATTATGTGTCCATAAAGACTAAACtctttgcttgcttgcttgtttaAATGTACATGCACCCTTTGAGGAGGCCATgcaacagcaccacacacatttttccCATGAAAAGAAATATGCATGGATtctttgaaggaaaaaaaaaaaaaagtagaactgTACTCATGTATAAGTCGTGAGTCACAATTCATGTATAATTAATATTAGTCACTACACAATAACCTCCTCCTACTTTTAAAGTTGGCTTTACATAATAGGAAAATGACACCCACACTTGGACAGGATTTGGTTTGGGTTTGCTGGCAGGTTGTGCAATGCTGTTCGGTAGGAAAGCGCTCCTGAACACACCCACACTAAACACACAGTTTCAGTCAAATATTTAATACTAATACATCTATACTAATGCGTAAAAATGATAGTTTTCCTTTTTCATGTAACAAAACACGGAATGCAGGATGACAATAATGTTTCCATACTCTGTTTCATGTCCGTCTTGTCAGTAAGTAACTGATTGAGGTGATCTTTAAGCCTgctgaactctctctctttcctcttcaTACTGTGGTTGTACTGCGTGGCACGGCTTGCAATGATGCTCTGAAGCTTCTGAACCTGTTGAGCATTTATAACAGCGTTACATTCGTCGAACATACATCCAAAATACTGGGCATAATTGAATACAAGAACATGGCTTATTGAAACTACATAGAAATACACATTGctatgtaaatgtactgtatgtgtatgctATATATGCTATTATATATTACAATACTATAAGCAATATGTAATGTAAGTGGCCTTAATACTCTCCTATTCGTAGCTAACTTCCTTacctcctctttttcttttttcaaacatCTTTGTAAAGCCTTTATATTAGTTTCTAACTGCTGTTCTCGCTTACATAACTTGCCATTTTCATTCTTAGAAAGTTCAAGCTGGTCCTAGAAAATGGGATCAAGACACACAAGACTTAAATGTTATTCACACAAATCATGACTGgtcattttaaaactttaaaactttGCAGTTCTTGATGCCAAAATCATTCTCTGTTTATCAGTAAGATGTTGTAGTTTCACTTAaccttgaaaaaagaaaaatacagtaaGCCTGAATTCCCATggataaaaagaacaaaatgttttgagtttggAGCTGAAGAGATGCAAGCAGTGACCTTAAGATACTGACCTTAAGCTGCACCACTTCATGTTCATCTATACTTCCTACAGCAAAGTGATGGAGCTGCAGAAGCTCATACATGTTATTTAGGATCAAAATGATATCAAGTTCTTGATTTCTATTTGAGTCATAGAAAATCGATGGCAAACCCAGAGATGACAGTTCCTGTGTATGTAATACAGAGAATAGTCATGTAAAACGTTAGTCTACATTCCAGGGCTTGCTTTTATGTTCTTTTAAATGATCTAAATGAACTTACTACAGTATACTTACTTTGCTGATGTACTGCATGCACTCTATGACATTTTCCTCTGTACAGAAGACACTGGAACCACTGTAAGCTCTAAAAGGCAGAGGAGGCCTTATAGATTGGTTGTATGGCCTTGCAGGGGGCATTATGagatttattttgtcttctgtacaaataagaataataagaccAATTAGAATTTTTGTTCTCAGTATTTTGCAAACAACAGTGTGCAATTGTATAATAGAAGAATGGCAATTAATACTGAACATTTGAGATGTACTAGATGAGTGCTTTTAGTATTCGATGAGTCATATTTAATTGTACCTGTATGCTAAATCATGTATCCTTAATTAATAATCATGAAAAGAAGGATGTGGGTGAGGGCTACACACGTGACATGTTTTATTGAGGTTAGGAGATATACTCGTGTTTAAAATAGCACTTCGACATTATTTTtagtctctttctcttttttttctttccacatgAGACTGACTATGCAGAGCAAAGCATAGTCGAAACGGTCTAAAATGACAAGTTGAAATAGCAATCCATAAAAGTCATTATGGAATAATGTTGGCGGTATTGTATGGTAAATGTGCCATAATTAAATAGTATAataacatagcataacatagcataacataacataacaagaCTATATAACAAGAATGTACCAATATATAAGACTATATAACAAGAATATTGTAGCATTATATTACCAAATAATGAACCTGTTAATCTCTCTGTCTTCAATATATCGAAGCTGGAAATCCAGATGTATCCAGGACACAATAATTAAGTGGTGTCACTGTTCTGTCAggcacaaaaaagaaagaaagaaagaaagaaagaaagaaagaaagaaagaaagtgaggaTAAACACCAACCATTTCCTCCATCAAAATCTCATCATAACACTTGAAGTATCAATGACAAGAAGGCATGTGTAGCACAACCTGATCTGAAAGTACTCAGCATTATGTAAATTAAAACAAGTGGCATGTTAATGTCAATAAAACTACTGTTGTAGGCTAGCTAtgagatctgtgtgtgtgcctcgCCTAAAAC contains:
- the LOC128613909 gene encoding afadin- and alpha-actinin-binding protein-like — its product is MPPARPYNQSIRPPLPFRAYSGSSVFCTEENVIECMQYISKELSSLGLPSIFYDSNRNQELDIILILNNMYELLQLHHFAVGSIDEHEVVQLKDQLELSKNENGKLCKREQQLETNIKALQRCLKKEKEEVQKLQSIIASRATQYNHSMKRKEREFSRLKDHLNQLLTDKTDMKQRMEMLNYVEGSDGRRGQLKTGWTHSRHETEVCRTLLNEFDKRQRELMLENFELKKVLQQMKQEMVVILSPKNHTKRQEKFTEFTEFTGQQIADEEETSFKGTLEMSCEHAREKLTNSIREQWRKLKYHMENLDSKAFVLQLGKGVDEEMISKQVHQEETERLKMEIQQCMDFIQTQQQLLQQQLNTPCDEETAAVLNDCYMLEEKERLKEEWRTFEEQRKNFEMERRSFTEAAIRLGHERKLFEEDRATWLKHQFLNMTFTEQMRTHNVISEYSGQEQKHISAPKTPL